One stretch of Candidatus Omnitrophota bacterium DNA includes these proteins:
- a CDS encoding virulence RhuM family protein: MKKLKKESSRQEIILYQTEDGRTKLEVLLEDETLWLTQAAMAELFQTTPQNITIHLKAIYGEGELAEKATCKECLQVQTEGVRQVNRKRKFYNLPAVIAVGYRVNSARGTQFRIWATERLNEYLIKGFLMDDERLKRGVNVGSDYFDELLERIRDIRSSEKRFYQKIRDIYKLAVDYNPQAKETLEFFRIVQNKLHYAVSGKTAAELIADRADASKPDMGLTSWKGGKVRAGDVTIAKNYLNENELSQLNRIVSMYLDYAEDQARRRKQIFMREWREKLNAFLKFNERDILEHPGKVAKEVADELALKQYEKFNARRLGLEAQTEILADDRELKRIENKISSRKVPKKKGG; encoded by the coding sequence ATGAAAAAACTGAAAAAGGAAAGTAGCCGTCAGGAGATCATTTTATATCAGACGGAAGATGGCCGGACAAAACTCGAAGTACTGCTTGAAGATGAAACGCTCTGGTTGACCCAGGCGGCTATGGCGGAACTCTTTCAGACAACTCCTCAAAATATAACTATTCATTTGAAGGCAATATACGGGGAAGGGGAGCTGGCTGAAAAGGCAACTTGTAAGGAATGCTTACAAGTTCAAACAGAGGGCGTAAGACAGGTAAACAGAAAAAGAAAATTTTACAACCTTCCCGCTGTAATTGCCGTCGGTTACCGTGTTAATTCAGCACGGGGAACACAGTTTCGTATCTGGGCTACGGAAAGGCTTAATGAGTATCTGATTAAAGGCTTTTTGATGGATGATGAGCGGCTTAAACGCGGCGTAAATGTTGGATCGGATTATTTTGATGAACTTCTCGAACGTATTCGCGATATCCGCTCGAGTGAAAAACGCTTTTATCAGAAAATACGCGATATATATAAACTGGCCGTTGACTACAACCCGCAGGCGAAGGAGACGCTGGAATTTTTCAGGATTGTTCAGAATAAACTTCATTATGCCGTTTCCGGGAAAACTGCGGCGGAACTGATAGCTGATCGGGCGGACGCTTCAAAACCCGATATGGGGCTTACTTCCTGGAAGGGTGGCAAAGTCAGGGCAGGTGATGTCACTATTGCCAAAAATTATTTGAACGAAAACGAGCTGAGTCAGCTGAACCGGATAGTCAGTATGTATCTTGATTATGCGGAAGACCAGGCGCGTCGCCGAAAACAGATATTTATGCGCGAATGGCGGGAAAAGCTCAACGCTTTTCTTAAATTCAACGAGCGGGATATACTTGAACATCCCGGAAAAGTGGCGAAGGAAGTGGCGGATGAACTTGCCCTGAAGCAGTATGAAAAATTCAATGCCCGGCGACTGGGACTG